The following DNA comes from Moritella sp. 24.
CTAGATAAACGACGTAAAGCACAGCCTGTTACTGAGGTCGAACCTACAGCAGAAACAGAATCAACAACAAATTAATACGCTATTATACCAACTTAAATAGCCGTTAAAATAATAGTAAACAACATAAGCCATACTGATTGATGATTATCAGTATGGCGATACCGATTGCATTAAATAAGTGAGCATCTATTTATTGTGGTTGGAATAATATATAGGATAAAGACATGAACAAGGATAAACGCCGTATTATTTTAGAGCGTCTGCGTGATAATAATCCCCATCCTGAAACCGAGCTAAACTTCTCTGATGCGTTTGAACTGCTTGTTGCCGTTACATTATCAGCGCAAGCAACCGATGTCAGCGTAAACAAAGCCACAGACAAACTTTTTCCGGTCGCGAATACACCACAAGCGATCTTCGATTTAGGTGTTGAAGGATTAAAAGGCTACATAAAAACAATCGGTTTATACAATTCTAAAGCCAATAACGTCATTAAAGCTTGTCAGATCTTATTAGAAAAACATAATGGTATTGTTCCTGAAGACCTTGACGCGTTAGTTGAACTACCTGGTGTAGGTAGAAAGACAGCGAATGTGGTATTGAACACAGCATTTGGCTGGCCTACTATTGCTGTTGACACGCATATTTTTCGTGTTTCAAATCGTACTAAATTTGCGATGGGCAAGAACGTCGATCAAGTAGAAGAAAAATTACTTAAAGTGGTTCCAGCTGAATTTAAAGTGGACGTTCATCACTGGTTAATTTTACATGGACGCTACACCTGTATTGCCCGTAAACCACGCTGCGGCTCTTGTTTAATTGAAGACCTATGTGAATATAAAGATAAAATATACCCTGATGAGTAGTCAGTATATTAATTAGAACAGCTTAAATATAAATTAAAAATAAGTTATAAAAAAGCCGCATTCAAGTAATTGAACGCGGCTTTTTCTATCTACTGTTTGGTGCTATTTTATAGCTATAATCTAAATAATAAACGTCGCTATTATTTGAAAACAGGCTTACCAACAGGTAATACTTCACGGCCAAACTCACCATTAAGCACTTGTGCCATACTAAAGTACATTGCACTTAAACCACAGAAAATACCAACATAACCCGCGATTACACCAATTACAGCACTGCCACTAAAATCACGAATAGCTAAAAGGAAAAATAATGCTGTTAGTGAAGCAAATACGATTTGTTTTGCACGTGGGTAACGTAATGAACCGATAAATAAACCAGCAGTAAACATGCCCCATAATAATAGGTACCATGCCATAAATGGTGCAGGACTCGCCGCAACACCCATTTTAGGCATCAAAATTAAACCAACTAATGTTAACCAGAAAAAACCATAAGAGATGAAGGCTGTAGTACCGAATGTATCATTGCGTTTGTAACATAAAATGCCCGCAATAATTTGGCTAATACCACCGTAAAAAATACCCATTGCAAGTATCATTGAATCCATAGGGAAAAAACCCGCATTGTGGATGTTTAATAAAACGGTAGTCATACCGAAGCCCATTAGGCCCAGTGGTGCTGGATTAGCTAGTTGTGTAGACATTAAGAATAAAACCTGTCGAATTTAAAGAGGCGGCGATTGTAGGTTAATAATTTAGACAGGGCAATTCAAATAAGTTTAAAAAAACATCAAAATATGCATTTTAATTAATTTGGTCATTTTAAAATATACAAACATTAATTAAACGTTAATAACAATGCTAATAAATAAAATATGAGTAATCATGGATGAGACTAACAAACCACTGATAATAAACAAAAATAAAACAAAACACACAACTTAAATAACAACTTTAAATATATCTAACTATTAAAAATAACAAATATTGTCAATTTAAAATACCATTATTCTTATTCTTCATAATGAATGTGATGAATATATTAATCGGTTATATACAACTGTTTTTATATATCTAAAAATATAAGAATTAATTTATTATAACTTTAAAGTATATTCTAATATTCAGATGAGATTTATAGTATGTCGTATTATGAAGTGATATTAATTGAGTGCGATATATTTAAAATAATAAACCACACTCATAAATCGATGGGATTACCACTCACCAACATTTAGCATTGATGCCCAAGGTTCTTGTGGTGTCAGTCTATCGTCTTTTTGTAATAGCTCGATAGAGATACCATCAGGTGAACGAATGAATGCCATATAACCATCACGTGGAGGACGGTTGATGATCACACCTGCAGCCTGTAGATCGGCACAGGTGGTGTAAATATCGTCAACTTCATAAGCTAAGTGGCCAAAGTTACGTCCGCCTTCATATTCTTCTTCATCCCAGTTATAAGTTAACTCAAGTGTTGGGCGAGATGTTTTTTTCGCTTCCTCAGCATCGGCTGGTGCAGCTAAAAAAATAAGTGAAAAACGAGCGGCTTCATAATCATTGCGTTTTACTTCAATTAAACCAAGTTTGTTACAGTAAAAGTCTAAAGATGCTTCTAAGTTTTTGACACGAACCATTGTATGTAAAAATTGCATAACACGTCCCATATAGCTGAGTGATATTAAAGAATTGGCTGACCTAATGATATCACAACACGCTGATTTTTTTGTCGTTCAATGATATTACTGTTCGAGGCAATTTGACTTTTTTCACCATAACCATTGGTTTTTATTTCAAGATTTTTAAGGCCGTTATCTAAAAAGTATTGTTTAATATTTTCTGCTCGTAATGATGATGTCTGTAGATTCTGTAGCTCATCGCCATAACTGCCAGTATAACTATCAACAACAACGACATTAATATCAGGACTGTATTGAAGAAATTCACTGATCATCGCTAAGCGCTGCTGGCTCTGCTGTGTAAGTTCATCACTAGCAACATTAAAATCGAGAACAGAATAAGCAATGTCATCCAAACTATAAGGTAATAGATTGCCGACACACTCTAAAAACTCTTGGTATTTATTTTGAAAATTCACCGACGATAGACCAACGCTAATAAACTCGCCACCGCGATACCAATCTCGGAAATAAAAAGTGGGGTAATCACCAGAGTCTAATGAATCAAGCATACGCCAAGCGGGCTGTTCGCTCACATAACCTGTAAATTGACGATATAATTTTACGTCAGCAAGATCTTTAGCGGCACTGCCCGGCTTCCAATTTGGTGGTACAGAGCGCAGTGACGCCATTTCGGCTTGAGCAGGTAATCGCTTCATGTCTAATTCAAAATCAAGATTAATTAACTTTGATGCACGACTCGTAAAAATGGCTTGACCATAACGGGGAATATCATGCTTTAAGCTGCATTGGACAGGTGTAGAGCGGCTATTCTCCCATTCAGAGAATTCATAATTTGCCGCATAATTTTTCATATTGGCAAAAGCACTTGTTGAACCAAAAGCAACAAGTGAAGCTATTATAAATTGTTGGCAGTTGTTCATACGGTACAAAACCCTGTTTATTCGAAGCCTATGTTAACTTATCGGTATTAGGTTAAATAACTTGAGGTCATTTTCTAAAAATATCACAAAAAGTTAAAAGGCTCTAAAGTACATTCCCTGTTGATTATGCCGACAACTAACAACTAATTAGTAAAGTTGATTAGAGGCCATGCAAT
Coding sequences within:
- a CDS encoding acetate uptake transporter, with the translated sequence MSTQLANPAPLGLMGFGMTTVLLNIHNAGFFPMDSMILAMGIFYGGISQIIAGILCYKRNDTFGTTAFISYGFFWLTLVGLILMPKMGVAASPAPFMAWYLLLWGMFTAGLFIGSLRYPRAKQIVFASLTALFFLLAIRDFSGSAVIGVIAGYVGIFCGLSAMYFSMAQVLNGEFGREVLPVGKPVFK
- the gloA gene encoding lactoylglutathione lyase; translated protein: MQFLHTMVRVKNLEASLDFYCNKLGLIEVKRNDYEAARFSLIFLAAPADAEEAKKTSRPTLELTYNWDEEEYEGGRNFGHLAYEVDDIYTTCADLQAAGVIINRPPRDGYMAFIRSPDGISIELLQKDDRLTPQEPWASMLNVGEW
- a CDS encoding OmpA family protein encodes the protein MNNCQQFIIASLVAFGSTSAFANMKNYAANYEFSEWENSRSTPVQCSLKHDIPRYGQAIFTSRASKLINLDFELDMKRLPAQAEMASLRSVPPNWKPGSAAKDLADVKLYRQFTGYVSEQPAWRMLDSLDSGDYPTFYFRDWYRGGEFISVGLSSVNFQNKYQEFLECVGNLLPYSLDDIAYSVLDFNVASDELTQQSQQRLAMISEFLQYSPDINVVVVDSYTGSYGDELQNLQTSSLRAENIKQYFLDNGLKNLEIKTNGYGEKSQIASNSNIIERQKNQRVVISLGQPIL
- the nth gene encoding endonuclease III — encoded protein: MNKDKRRIILERLRDNNPHPETELNFSDAFELLVAVTLSAQATDVSVNKATDKLFPVANTPQAIFDLGVEGLKGYIKTIGLYNSKANNVIKACQILLEKHNGIVPEDLDALVELPGVGRKTANVVLNTAFGWPTIAVDTHIFRVSNRTKFAMGKNVDQVEEKLLKVVPAEFKVDVHHWLILHGRYTCIARKPRCGSCLIEDLCEYKDKIYPDE